In Stomatohabitans albus, one genomic interval encodes:
- the ykgO gene encoding type B 50S ribosomal protein L36 encodes MKVVNSIGSLKRRHPDCQVVRRKGRVYVINKTAPRFKVRQGGAKKKTY; translated from the coding sequence ATGAAGGTAGTGAACAGCATCGGTTCCTTGAAGCGTCGTCATCCTGACTGCCAGGTTGTCCGTCGTAAGGGCCGTGTATATGTGATCAACAAGACCGCCCCACGCTTTAAGGTGCGTCAGGGTGGGGCAAAGAAGAAGACCTACTAG
- the nuoF gene encoding NADH-quinone oxidoreductase subunit NuoF yields the protein MPEVKLLSQRYDVEDAHTLEGYERTGGWKNLRRAFERSPEENRNLVKDSGLRGRGGAGFPTGLKWSFVPQDTGKPIYLVVNADEGEPGTFKDRELMERDPFSLVEGIIASAYALNSPRSFIFIRGEYVFPGIRVEEAIYAAHKAGWLGENIQGTGFSHHITLHYGAGAYICGEETALLEALEGRRGQPRLRPPFPAVAGLYASPTVINNVESVTAAGYIMGQDSPDWYKQWGTEKAPGTKLMCISGELNRPGNYEIELGMSARDVIEELGGGVVDGRPVKFWAPGGSSTPILTADHLDLGMDYESIAEAGSMLGTGALMVFSDRTSVVEAGLNWLRFYEHESCGKCTPCRDGGYWMGQTLQRIRDGRGTLGDIDLLVDQSRGIKGRSFCALADGFSGQIPQMIKYFRNEFVELVENGRVGDHIVPHVGPVVSNAQADRPNLMVGTGNV from the coding sequence ATGCCTGAAGTTAAATTGCTTTCTCAGCGCTACGACGTTGAGGATGCACACACCCTTGAGGGGTATGAACGCACCGGCGGGTGGAAGAATCTGCGCCGAGCGTTTGAACGGAGTCCTGAAGAAAACCGAAACCTCGTGAAAGATTCCGGTCTACGCGGCCGTGGAGGGGCAGGGTTCCCAACTGGTTTGAAATGGAGTTTTGTTCCTCAAGACACTGGAAAACCCATTTACCTTGTTGTAAATGCCGATGAGGGCGAACCCGGCACGTTCAAAGACCGTGAGTTAATGGAACGCGATCCGTTCAGTTTAGTTGAAGGGATCATTGCCAGTGCGTATGCACTCAATAGCCCACGGTCATTCATTTTTATTCGCGGAGAATACGTCTTCCCTGGTATTCGTGTCGAAGAAGCCATCTACGCGGCGCACAAAGCCGGGTGGCTCGGTGAGAACATCCAAGGCACAGGCTTTAGCCATCACATCACCTTGCACTATGGTGCGGGTGCCTACATTTGTGGTGAAGAAACCGCCCTCCTTGAAGCGCTGGAAGGTCGCCGTGGACAGCCTCGTCTACGCCCACCATTCCCTGCTGTTGCTGGGCTCTATGCCAGCCCAACGGTCATCAACAATGTGGAGTCAGTCACTGCGGCTGGCTACATCATGGGCCAAGACAGCCCTGACTGGTACAAGCAATGGGGAACAGAGAAAGCACCTGGTACCAAGCTCATGTGTATTTCAGGTGAGCTGAATCGTCCTGGAAATTATGAAATCGAATTGGGTATGAGTGCCCGTGATGTCATTGAAGAGCTGGGGGGTGGTGTGGTCGATGGACGCCCCGTAAAGTTCTGGGCGCCAGGGGGTTCGTCTACACCGATCCTGACGGCAGACCACCTGGACTTAGGAATGGACTATGAGTCCATTGCCGAAGCGGGGTCCATGCTTGGCACCGGTGCCCTGATGGTCTTTAGTGACCGAACCAGTGTTGTTGAGGCGGGGCTCAACTGGCTGCGCTTTTATGAACATGAAAGCTGCGGCAAATGCACCCCCTGCCGTGACGGTGGCTACTGGATGGGGCAAACCTTGCAACGTATCCGAGATGGCCGTGGGACATTGGGCGATATTGATCTGCTTGTTGACCAGTCCCGAGGCATCAAAGGACGGTCATTCTGTGCACTAGCTGATGGGTTCAGCGGGCAGATTCCCCAGATGATCAAGTACTTCCGAAATGAATTTGTCGAACTGGTCGAGAACGGCCGTGTTGGTGACCATATCGTGCCCCATGTTGGTCCGGTGGTCTCCAACGCCCAGGCTGATCGCCCGAATTTGATGGTAGGGACCGGCAATGTCTGA
- a CDS encoding NADH-quinone oxidoreductase subunit A — MLVQYLPMLMLLALAVVMTLVLVYGTQILGPRNRTVIKAYPYESGLLPERQNLIERNRFPVQFYMVAMLFIIFDIEAVFTFPWAVVLRDLGWYGFGVMAVFLLLLIESYYYIVKKGALDWEGFDQTRLAIRKEDVN, encoded by the coding sequence GTGCTGGTTCAATACCTTCCCATGCTTATGCTGCTTGCGTTAGCAGTTGTAATGACCCTTGTTCTGGTTTATGGAACCCAGATCCTTGGGCCACGTAATCGTACGGTTATTAAGGCATACCCCTATGAGTCTGGCTTGTTGCCTGAGCGCCAGAACCTCATCGAGCGCAACCGTTTTCCTGTGCAGTTCTACATGGTTGCCATGTTGTTCATTATTTTTGACATTGAAGCTGTCTTTACATTCCCCTGGGCAGTCGTCCTCCGTGATCTGGGATGGTACGGCTTTGGCGTCATGGCGGTCTTTTTGTTACTGCTCATTGAGTCGTACTACTACATCGTCAAGAAGGGTGCGCTTGACTGGGAAGGGTTTGACCAGACTCGTCTCGCCATCCGCAAGGAGGACGTTAACTAA
- a CDS encoding chorismate-binding protein, which translates to MSSELLADLPATHGYALVGPHIAVAGRGVAERFRPSDPTRRFTQAAQWVNAHLGEEDLAFMSFTFDPLDPGSEIVRCAQVAEVYTNGHIDEPVVRPSTTLDGDDASQFKYMVRQAVQRLTNGELEKVVLSRTIDLPAKGVTVPMFASALHDAFPMCLTYVHDQFVGASPEVLLRRRGGETTSLVLAGSAPVQDAERLRKSKKDLNEHVIARDSVANALGGFTAQIDIDDEPFILRLPNVAHLASHVRATIDPAVHTMTILDALHPTAAVCGTPREAALGVIRALEPESRHQFAGPTGVIRGNGDADIALALRCVRFGPGNTARAHVGCGIMPDSDPDAEANETRLKVAAVANVIADLRTD; encoded by the coding sequence ATGTCTTCAGAATTGCTGGCTGATCTTCCTGCTACCCACGGCTATGCCCTTGTTGGCCCCCACATTGCGGTTGCTGGCCGTGGGGTTGCTGAACGTTTTCGTCCAAGCGACCCCACCCGTCGGTTTACCCAAGCGGCACAGTGGGTTAATGCACACCTAGGTGAAGAGGATCTTGCCTTTATGTCCTTCACTTTTGACCCGCTAGACCCTGGTAGCGAAATTGTTCGTTGTGCCCAAGTGGCTGAGGTCTATACGAACGGTCATATCGACGAGCCGGTTGTGCGACCATCAACCACACTGGATGGTGACGATGCCAGTCAATTTAAATATATGGTTCGCCAGGCGGTGCAGCGCTTGACAAACGGCGAGTTAGAAAAGGTCGTGTTGTCACGAACCATCGACTTGCCCGCCAAGGGCGTGACGGTGCCCATGTTCGCCTCAGCGCTCCATGATGCTTTTCCGATGTGCCTAACCTATGTCCATGATCAATTTGTAGGTGCCAGCCCAGAGGTGTTATTACGACGACGGGGTGGAGAAACCACCAGTCTGGTGCTGGCTGGATCAGCACCGGTTCAAGACGCAGAACGATTACGCAAGAGCAAAAAAGACCTCAACGAGCATGTGATTGCCCGAGACTCAGTGGCTAATGCGTTGGGTGGATTCACCGCCCAGATTGATATTGATGATGAACCGTTCATCCTGCGCCTACCCAATGTCGCCCATCTAGCCAGCCATGTTCGTGCCACAATTGACCCGGCCGTACACACCATGACGATTCTTGATGCCCTTCATCCCACCGCGGCAGTTTGTGGCACACCAAGAGAGGCTGCACTTGGCGTTATTCGGGCGCTTGAACCAGAGTCTCGCCACCAGTTTGCCGGGCCAACTGGAGTGATTCGGGGCAACGGTGATGCAGATATTGCACTCGCCCTACGCTGTGTTCGATTCGGGCCGGGGAATACGGCACGTGCTCATGTGGGCTGTGGCATTATGCCTGACAGTGACCCAGACGCAGAAGCCAATGAAACACGATTGAAGGTCGCTGCGGTTGCAAATGTGATTGCTGATTTACGTACAGACTGA
- a CDS encoding NADH-quinone oxidoreductase subunit D has translation MTTFANAPEFTVSGGDWQNLPPAVEDDKMIINMGPQHPSTHGVLRLLLEMDGEIVTKATPVIGYLHTGIEKSLEYRPWTQGTTFVTRMDYLTSFHNELAYCLGVEKLLGITDDVPERAQAIRIILTEFNRIVNHVVAFGSGGNEMGSTTAMIYGLSQRNMILDLFEAVSGLRMNHAFIRPGGVANDVPHDFVDHVNKLLKELPQWFADNAALLEGNPVWMDRNVNVGVLTADELLALGVTGPMLRAAGIAQDVRKSNPYCNIEQYDFDIPTQVAGDAYARFVVRLREIDESLRIIRQAIDNFPSGPVMVKDKKIAWPAQLALGPDGLGNAPAYIGKIMGQSMESLIHHFKLVTHGFDVPKGTVFASVESAKGELGVHMTSNGGNKPWRVHMRDPSFTHVGTLPFMIPGHQIADVVAIIAAVDPVMGGVDR, from the coding sequence ATGACGACATTTGCTAACGCTCCCGAGTTCACCGTTTCTGGTGGCGACTGGCAGAACCTTCCCCCAGCCGTTGAAGACGACAAGATGATCATCAACATGGGCCCGCAGCATCCATCTACCCACGGGGTATTGCGGTTGCTCTTAGAGATGGACGGTGAAATTGTCACCAAAGCCACACCAGTCATCGGGTATTTGCACACAGGTATCGAAAAGAGTCTCGAATATCGTCCCTGGACCCAGGGCACCACATTTGTCACCCGTATGGACTACTTGACGAGTTTCCATAATGAGTTGGCTTATTGCCTCGGTGTGGAAAAACTATTAGGTATTACGGACGACGTTCCTGAACGGGCTCAGGCGATCCGTATCATCTTGACTGAGTTCAACCGCATCGTCAATCACGTGGTGGCCTTCGGTTCTGGCGGAAATGAAATGGGCTCTACCACCGCAATGATTTATGGGTTGAGCCAACGCAACATGATTTTGGACCTCTTTGAAGCGGTCTCTGGGTTGCGTATGAACCATGCATTTATTCGCCCAGGTGGCGTGGCGAATGATGTTCCCCACGACTTTGTTGACCATGTCAACAAGCTGCTCAAGGAACTGCCGCAGTGGTTTGCTGATAACGCCGCTTTATTGGAAGGCAACCCCGTGTGGATGGACCGCAACGTCAATGTTGGGGTATTAACCGCAGACGAGCTGCTCGCCCTTGGCGTCACCGGACCAATGCTACGTGCCGCCGGGATCGCCCAAGACGTTCGTAAATCAAATCCGTACTGCAATATTGAGCAGTACGATTTTGATATTCCAACCCAAGTTGCTGGTGACGCCTACGCCAGGTTCGTAGTCCGTCTGCGTGAAATAGATGAGAGCTTACGCATCATTCGCCAAGCCATTGACAACTTCCCATCAGGGCCAGTCATGGTTAAGGATAAAAAGATTGCGTGGCCAGCCCAACTAGCACTAGGCCCCGATGGATTAGGGAATGCACCGGCCTATATCGGCAAGATTATGGGTCAGTCTATGGAGTCACTGATTCACCACTTCAAACTCGTGACTCATGGGTTTGATGTTCCCAAAGGCACCGTATTTGCCAGTGTTGAAAGTGCTAAAGGTGAGCTTGGTGTGCATATGACTAGTAACGGTGGCAACAAACCCTGGCGTGTCCATATGCGTGACCCATCCTTTACACATGTGGGCACCTTGCCCTTCATGATCCCCGGCCATCAGATCGCTGATGTTGTTGCCATCATTGCAGCCGTAGACCCAGTTATGGGCGGCGTTGACCGGTAA
- a CDS encoding class I SAM-dependent methyltransferase, which produces MTVNLPDARPTAEKNAELVRQMFDRVAPKYDLGNTVLSMGSDQHWRRVLVNTINPKRGMRILDVATGTAPLARLLAQTGADVVGLDFSQGMLAAGAKQDAAKGLAPLKLVNGDGNRLPFADNQFDALTIAFGLRNFPDPKGALREFSRVVRPGGLVCVLEFSTPTNWLFNRIYTDYLVAALPALAQVFTSDPHAYSYLADSILAWPHQRDLARWFAEAGLNQPRWQNLSGGIVALHVGEGAC; this is translated from the coding sequence ATGACGGTCAATTTGCCAGACGCTCGCCCCACCGCTGAAAAAAATGCTGAACTTGTGCGCCAAATGTTTGATCGGGTTGCCCCAAAATATGACCTTGGCAATACGGTTTTGAGTATGGGTTCAGACCAACACTGGCGGCGAGTACTGGTCAACACGATTAACCCTAAACGAGGGATGCGTATCTTGGATGTTGCTACTGGCACAGCCCCATTGGCACGTCTGCTAGCCCAAACAGGGGCCGATGTTGTTGGCCTTGATTTCAGTCAAGGCATGCTTGCGGCAGGGGCAAAACAAGATGCCGCCAAAGGCCTGGCACCACTCAAACTCGTTAATGGAGACGGTAACCGCCTCCCGTTTGCCGATAATCAGTTTGATGCATTGACTATTGCGTTTGGATTACGCAATTTTCCCGATCCAAAGGGAGCGCTTCGTGAGTTCAGCCGTGTGGTCCGTCCTGGTGGCCTGGTGTGTGTCCTGGAGTTTTCTACGCCGACCAACTGGCTGTTTAACCGCATCTACACGGATTATCTCGTTGCTGCCCTACCGGCATTAGCCCAGGTTTTCACAAGCGACCCTCACGCCTATTCCTACCTGGCGGATTCCATTTTGGCGTGGCCACACCAGCGGGACCTCGCCAGATGGTTTGCTGAGGCCGGCCTTAACCAACCGCGCTGGCAGAATCTGTCCGGAGGGATAGTTGCCTTACACGTTGGGGAAGGCGCTTGCTAA
- a CDS encoding NADH-quinone oxidoreductase subunit B family protein gives MGLETKIPQGVLLTSVEKVLGFGRSRSIMPNTFGLACCAIEMMATGSATYDMARYGLEVFRGSPRHSDLMVVAGRVTQKMAPILRNLYDQMAEPKWVMSMGVCATSGGMFNNYAVVQGVDHVVPVDVYVPGCPPRPELLLQGFMRLREKILNEQLVERPRKGESMEAFRARTGWVDGETLDPNRHNGDIAAPALHRITPRSEVVSGRGDRVSQIHSAQAIQQGSPASGWPTNGM, from the coding sequence ATGGGATTGGAAACAAAAATCCCGCAAGGGGTGCTACTCACGAGCGTCGAAAAGGTTTTGGGGTTCGGTCGCAGTCGCTCCATCATGCCGAATACCTTTGGGTTGGCGTGCTGTGCTATTGAAATGATGGCTACCGGGTCTGCTACCTACGACATGGCGCGCTATGGGCTAGAAGTATTCCGTGGGAGCCCTCGTCACTCTGATCTCATGGTGGTTGCCGGACGAGTCACCCAAAAAATGGCACCTATCTTGCGAAATCTCTACGACCAGATGGCTGAACCCAAATGGGTGATGTCTATGGGTGTGTGTGCCACAAGTGGCGGCATGTTTAATAACTATGCCGTCGTGCAAGGTGTTGACCATGTTGTCCCCGTAGACGTCTATGTGCCTGGCTGTCCTCCTCGCCCTGAATTGTTGTTACAGGGATTTATGCGACTACGCGAAAAAATCTTGAACGAACAACTTGTTGAGCGTCCTCGCAAGGGTGAAAGTATGGAAGCCTTCCGTGCTCGCACGGGGTGGGTTGACGGTGAAACACTTGATCCCAACCGTCATAACGGTGATATTGCAGCCCCGGCGTTACATCGCATTACTCCTCGGTCAGAGGTTGTGAGCGGGCGTGGTGATCGCGTCAGCCAGATTCATTCGGCACAAGCCATTCAACAAGGGTCTCCTGCCTCAGGTTGGCCTACAAACGGGATGTAA
- the yihA gene encoding ribosome biogenesis GTP-binding protein YihA/YsxC, producing MSEQPQSAQHEGDVPLTPRQKRRAKQVQQARAAREASRAAKNKSETPTPQRTNDRTPSEPVHDSPTRPMAVRKTTAQPPYPEGAKAGEALRLTFAGSAEAVEQLPEGGHEVAVIGRSNVGKSSLLNALAGRSQGKNELAHTSSAPGRTRLLNAFSHEGGGQLVDLPGYGYAKTSKAERERWHHRMLAYLEHRKQLALILSLIDGKVGPTEDDLRQLAWMRQRSLPVIVVITKVDKVPATWRQDQIEAIRQACEMDLVHPISSHSGLGIKDLRDQVRGFLVA from the coding sequence ATGAGTGAACAACCCCAATCTGCCCAACATGAAGGTGATGTACCGCTTACCCCTCGTCAAAAGCGGCGAGCGAAACAAGTACAACAGGCGAGGGCGGCCCGTGAGGCGAGTCGCGCCGCAAAAAATAAGTCTGAAACACCTACACCACAGCGAACGAATGATCGAACACCATCAGAGCCAGTACATGATAGCCCCACACGGCCGATGGCAGTCAGGAAGACAACGGCACAACCCCCCTATCCAGAAGGAGCCAAAGCGGGTGAGGCCCTCCGGTTAACGTTTGCGGGAAGTGCTGAAGCCGTTGAGCAGTTACCTGAAGGCGGACATGAAGTTGCGGTGATTGGTCGTTCGAATGTTGGTAAATCGAGTTTGCTTAATGCACTTGCCGGCCGGAGCCAAGGGAAGAATGAACTTGCACACACCAGTTCTGCTCCGGGGCGAACTCGGCTACTGAATGCATTTTCACATGAAGGTGGCGGACAACTCGTTGATTTGCCGGGGTATGGGTACGCCAAAACCTCGAAAGCAGAACGTGAACGGTGGCATCACCGCATGTTGGCCTACCTAGAACATCGCAAACAGCTCGCACTTATACTTTCTTTGATCGACGGGAAAGTTGGGCCAACGGAAGACGATTTACGTCAGCTTGCGTGGATGCGTCAACGGTCACTTCCCGTAATAGTCGTTATTACCAAGGTGGATAAGGTGCCTGCCACGTGGCGGCAGGATCAAATTGAGGCGATTCGACAAGCCTGTGAAATGGACTTAGTTCACCCCATCAGTAGTCATTCCGGTCTTGGTATTAAGGACTTAAGAGACCAGGTGAGAGGGTTTCTGGTAGCCTAA
- a CDS encoding NADH-quinone oxidoreductase subunit C, translating into MTEEQHLESPEAEAQEQALSQVPLPVSEPLRIVARVLTDALDSAVASVAFNELTIDVSLEDVLGAFDLIANELGTEVCLDASAVHWPGGVFEHTEQVTTGWPVFEEHVDGHFDVLWLFRGLATPRTFRLRTKVTDTDPRVPSATAYWPSALFMERESWDLMGVIYEGHPDLRRIMMPDDWVGHPVRKDSPLGGVEVTFHGASVPPADERDY; encoded by the coding sequence ATGACTGAAGAACAACACCTCGAGAGCCCCGAAGCGGAAGCACAAGAGCAGGCCCTCAGCCAGGTGCCATTACCTGTGAGTGAACCACTACGGATAGTGGCACGCGTACTCACCGATGCGCTTGATTCAGCGGTTGCCAGTGTGGCATTCAATGAATTGACCATAGATGTCTCCCTTGAAGATGTCCTCGGTGCCTTTGACCTTATTGCTAATGAGCTTGGGACTGAAGTCTGTTTGGATGCTAGTGCAGTGCACTGGCCCGGCGGGGTTTTTGAACATACCGAACAGGTAACGACCGGTTGGCCAGTCTTTGAAGAACATGTGGACGGCCACTTTGATGTGTTGTGGCTATTTCGCGGGTTAGCAACTCCGCGCACGTTCCGGTTACGCACCAAAGTCACAGATACGGACCCGCGGGTACCGAGTGCCACGGCGTACTGGCCCTCAGCATTGTTCATGGAGCGTGAAAGTTGGGATCTCATGGGTGTGATCTATGAAGGGCACCCAGATCTTCGCCGCATCATGATGCCTGATGATTGGGTTGGTCACCCCGTCCGTAAAGATTCCCCGCTTGGCGGTGTTGAAGTCACCTTCCATGGTGCAAGCGTGCCGCCTGCTGATGAGCGGGACTACTAG
- a CDS encoding geranylgeranyl reductase family protein, whose product MQPLGNPAPAGEHECDVVVVGGGPGGSATAAMLAKHGHHVILIEKERYPRDKTCGDGLTPRAVVALQQLGLYEEAAGEVDGFAIQKGLRIYGGDMVWNLPWPETDRFPSYSLTSRREILDYRLAEYAQECGATIWSETKVTEPVFGADPGHCTGVMFQSPNGAGQVRANYVVAADGGSSRIAVKLGLPRDQARPMGTAVRAYYKSPRASMQYMESHLEMRAGDELLPGYGWIFPLDHGLVNVGWGLISTSPQYQKVNYRQLLDAWVNNMPESWEISTETQVGRAKSSPLPMAHNRHPHLYRGVLLVGDAGGMVSPFNGEGISYALEAGYMAAEAIDSALANGSHRALEAYPAAVRAAWGGYFRLGIYFLEAMGNKDVMRLCTQHGLPRRYVLEFVNRTMAQLINEPRPHNITDVVIGGLSRLVRAA is encoded by the coding sequence ATGCAACCCTTAGGAAATCCTGCGCCGGCTGGCGAACATGAATGTGACGTTGTTGTTGTTGGCGGCGGGCCAGGTGGTTCAGCGACGGCTGCCATGTTGGCTAAACATGGCCATCACGTCATCCTAATCGAAAAAGAACGCTATCCACGTGACAAGACGTGTGGTGACGGTCTCACCCCTCGTGCCGTTGTTGCGTTACAGCAGCTTGGGTTGTATGAGGAAGCTGCGGGAGAGGTTGACGGGTTTGCCATACAAAAGGGATTGCGTATCTATGGTGGCGATATGGTGTGGAACCTGCCCTGGCCAGAAACGGACCGATTCCCTAGTTACAGCCTGACCTCACGGCGTGAAATTCTTGACTATCGCTTAGCTGAGTATGCCCAAGAATGCGGGGCAACTATCTGGAGTGAAACAAAGGTTACGGAACCGGTATTTGGTGCAGATCCCGGCCACTGTACGGGTGTGATGTTTCAGAGCCCGAATGGGGCCGGCCAGGTTCGGGCCAACTATGTTGTGGCTGCTGACGGTGGATCAAGCCGTATTGCGGTGAAACTAGGACTGCCACGCGATCAGGCTCGTCCTATGGGTACTGCAGTTCGTGCCTATTACAAGAGCCCACGGGCATCGATGCAATATATGGAAAGCCATCTTGAGATGCGTGCCGGTGATGAATTATTGCCCGGTTATGGTTGGATTTTCCCGCTCGATCATGGTCTTGTGAACGTGGGCTGGGGACTAATTTCGACGAGCCCGCAGTACCAGAAAGTGAACTACCGCCAACTCCTTGATGCGTGGGTGAATAATATGCCTGAGAGCTGGGAGATCTCCACTGAAACACAAGTGGGGAGGGCAAAGAGTTCACCGTTGCCTATGGCGCATAACCGTCATCCACACCTCTATCGGGGTGTTCTTCTCGTTGGGGATGCTGGAGGTATGGTGAGCCCGTTCAACGGTGAGGGGATTAGCTATGCGCTTGAAGCTGGATATATGGCCGCAGAAGCGATTGACTCAGCTCTTGCAAATGGGTCTCACCGTGCATTAGAGGCTTATCCGGCTGCGGTGCGGGCTGCCTGGGGAGGATATTTCCGACTGGGTATCTATTTCCTTGAAGCGATGGGTAACAAGGACGTCATGCGCCTATGTACCCAACACGGGTTACCGCGGCGCTATGTGCTCGAATTTGTTAATCGCACGATGGCGCAACTGATCAATGAACCAAGACCGCACAATATCACTGACGTTGTGATTGGAGGGTTGAGCCGTTTGGTTCGTGCCGCATGA
- the nuoE gene encoding NAD(P)H-dependent oxidoreductase subunit E: MFTPELRTKAEQLCNRYPERRSALLPLLHLVQYQNGWITRDSINECAELVGMTAAEVEAVATFYTMYKHDGPMGDHLVSVCTNFACAVRGGKAVYQALQDHLQVGHEGTTDDGKITLEHAECLGNCEGAPVVTVDYMNYERLTPDQAVDLVDNLRDGVVPPPTRGMIPPGVRAISHRLAGIGPIDEQAPGQKLGLDTAKDGGVVRPEAGPDSTGLNMIDLGSAPEKEAEHA, translated from the coding sequence ATGTTTACCCCAGAATTACGAACTAAAGCTGAACAGCTCTGTAATCGGTACCCCGAACGTCGTTCGGCCCTCCTGCCGCTCTTACACCTGGTGCAATACCAAAATGGGTGGATCACGCGTGACAGTATCAACGAATGCGCGGAACTTGTTGGGATGACTGCTGCCGAGGTTGAAGCGGTGGCCACGTTCTACACGATGTACAAACATGATGGCCCGATGGGTGATCACTTGGTGAGTGTATGTACAAACTTTGCGTGTGCTGTTCGCGGTGGTAAAGCGGTCTACCAAGCCCTCCAAGACCATCTCCAAGTTGGTCATGAGGGCACCACAGATGATGGCAAGATCACCTTGGAACATGCTGAGTGTTTAGGCAACTGTGAAGGCGCCCCCGTGGTGACCGTTGACTACATGAACTATGAACGGTTAACCCCTGACCAAGCGGTTGACCTTGTTGATAACCTGCGTGACGGTGTTGTACCGCCGCCCACTCGTGGGATGATTCCGCCTGGTGTACGAGCCATCAGCCATCGGTTGGCGGGTATTGGCCCGATTGATGAGCAAGCGCCAGGACAAAAGCTTGGCCTTGATACAGCCAAAGATGGTGGAGTTGTTCGACCCGAAGCGGGACCTGATAGCACGGGATTGAACATGATTGATCTGGGTAGCGCCCCTGAAAAGGAGGCAGAACATGCCTGA